GCGAGGCGTTTTCAGGCGGCATATCCATCAATAACAGCCCTGTAGTCCGCGAATGCTGGGAAAATTGGATTTTTCGCGAAATAAGGCCCTCTGAGTCCACTTGGGAGAGCGAGAGAGAGCACCATACCGAGGCCCTAGTCAAGTTAAAGTAACAGAGATAGCCGGCCTGCATTCATAAGTATGCGGTCCGGCTTATTTGCAGTGTTTTGTGTTTATGTATTTGTTAATTTGGATGCAGTCGCACTCTACGTGTGTAGAGTGCGTGGATTGAACTCAGAATTACTCTGTTTCAATACATAGCTTAAACCACTCCTATCCTGATACCTCTACTTTGTGTTGTCCACTGTTTTCCAAAGCCGCAGCAAGCCGAGGCAAAGCTATACCTAACTTTTTCGCTTCCCGCACAACTTCATGTATCGCAAAGCCTGCTTTGCTATTGTTGTATTCCATGAAAAGGCGCGGCAAGCTGCTCTTTGCAAAAACCAGCTTGTTAAACAGTGTGCCGAGAAGTGCCGGCGGGATCTTAGTCAGCAGCAGAGAAGTCGCATCAGCTTTTCCGCCTCTGGCTTTTATTACCGGGATAATCTCCCTCATATTCCTGCCAACATTTGCGAAGGAGTCGCTATGATCCAAGATTGCCGGAAAACTTCCCCGTCTCAACACCTCGGTCTCCATCGCCGCATTCATGGCAAAGTGATTCCATAGCCAGTTTTGCATATCCTTGATCCAACGAATTTTAAAATGGGCACTTTCCAATAGCACTTTGACCTTGTTGTTAATAGCTTCAGTGCCTGCCCGTGGCTGCTCCAGAAACAGCATTTTTAAAAAGCCGCCTCTAAGCCTGTTGTCCTCAATGCCACCGCCGCCTCCCGGGAATCCAAAGACCACATTGTTCATAGACAGGGGCGAGATCGATGATTTCAAATCCTGCCAAAGGTTATTGAAGATGAGGATAGGCGTGCTCCCGGCAGTAGTCGATAATAGTTGTGCTGCTGCCGGAAGCTGCTCCGTGTTGACACTCACAATGATGAGATCATAATCTGGTCGAATTTCCTCATGGAGTTTGACGTTCCAGCTTTCTTTTATGAGCTGCTTCCCCTTTCGTGCGTCCCACATTTCAAGCTTAATGCTGCTTCCAAAAGTTTCTTTCCTCCCTTCTCTAACGTAAAATTCCACGGTATGCCCTGCCTGTTCCATCGCCCAAGCATACTGGACCGATATGACACCTCTGCCGAAAAATAAAATTCTCATATTAGCCTCCTGAGCCTATATATTAATCCTTGTTGATTATCCAACAACGTGTTGTATAATTTATTGTATAGAAGCGCTATAGGACCATCAACCATCAGATTTTTAAAATCTGTCGTGTAATCGGTGTACAGAACCTGGAGGCCAATAATGAATAAGCAACCTGAAATTACGGATAAAACAAGACAAACCTTCATCAATGTATTCTGCGATTTATATAGCCAGAAACCCATTGAAAAAATAACCATCCAAGAGATCGCTAAGCGATCAGGATATAACCGCAGTACCTTTTATCAATATTTTACGGATATCTATGAGTTGTTGGATTACGTGGAAGAGCGTGTTTTTAGATCCATTAAAGAGGAAATGGCAAGCAGAGAGTTCTCCACACATACCTTCCAAGATGCACTTCAATGCCTGGAGAATGCAGAGGAAATTTCAATCC
This genomic interval from Paenibacillus sp. FSL H8-0332 contains the following:
- a CDS encoding 2-dehydropantoate 2-reductase N-terminal domain-containing protein, giving the protein MRILFFGRGVISVQYAWAMEQAGHTVEFYVREGRKETFGSSIKLEMWDARKGKQLIKESWNVKLHEEIRPDYDLIIVSVNTEQLPAAAQLLSTTAGSTPILIFNNLWQDLKSSISPLSMNNVVFGFPGGGGGIEDNRLRGGFLKMLFLEQPRAGTEAINNKVKVLLESAHFKIRWIKDMQNWLWNHFAMNAAMETEVLRRGSFPAILDHSDSFANVGRNMREIIPVIKARGGKADATSLLLTKIPPALLGTLFNKLVFAKSSLPRLFMEYNNSKAGFAIHEVVREAKKLGIALPRLAAALENSGQHKVEVSG
- a CDS encoding TetR/AcrR family transcriptional regulator, whose product is MNKQPEITDKTRQTFINVFCDLYSQKPIEKITIQEIAKRSGYNRSTFYQYFTDIYELLDYVEERVFRSIKEEMASREFSTHTFQDALQCLENAEEISILKALLGDYGSVHFIEHLKREIPFERLIVDLPANEALTPYIIEFYISTLMSMFRLWIRNDKDLSSEELVKLIDTLFTNGIGTTVIP